The following proteins come from a genomic window of Candidatus Hydrogenedentota bacterium:
- a CDS encoding type II secretion system protein, whose product MGSPNARQGGFTFIEMIVVMTALAILTAVVVPVYGKSISAMKARTARGDFVAVLLFAQELAVRESREIRLCLDEDEGTYWVEGWVSGFGEDKRFEPLVDGAQSGVRQFPESIELARVRAREDRKRDVHFIACFPNGACDRAQLTLKRDGRGEADISIATTGSLGGVEVGT is encoded by the coding sequence ATGGGCTCGCCGAACGCCAGGCAGGGCGGCTTCACGTTCATTGAGATGATCGTGGTGATGACCGCGCTCGCGATTCTCACGGCGGTTGTCGTTCCCGTCTACGGCAAGTCCATCAGCGCAATGAAAGCCCGGACCGCCCGGGGAGACTTCGTGGCCGTGCTCCTCTTTGCCCAGGAGTTGGCGGTCCGGGAATCCCGGGAGATCCGACTCTGCCTGGATGAGGACGAAGGCACGTACTGGGTCGAGGGCTGGGTCTCGGGCTTCGGTGAGGACAAGCGGTTCGAGCCGTTGGTCGATGGGGCCCAGTCCGGCGTCCGCCAGTTCCCCGAATCGATCGAATTGGCGCGGGTGCGCGCGCGGGAAGATAGAAAGCGCGATGTCCATTTCATCGCCTGTTTCCCCAATGGCGCCTGTGATCGGGCCCAGCTCACGCTGAAGCGGGACGGGCGGGGCGAAGCGGACATTAGCATCGCCACAACCGGTAGCCTCGGCGGGGTGGAGGTGGGCACGTGA
- a CDS encoding type II secretion system protein GspG, whose protein sequence is MQQNSGFTLIELILVTVIIGILAGMVVVTFGGRVQESQVRAAKGDIANYSTAVSLYALDHNDTYPATLEGLMVSGGADRNYLKEFRPDPWGNPYNYKPATSAKLADFSIWSSGPDGVSGNEDDVTSTSATE, encoded by the coding sequence ATGCAGCAAAACAGTGGTTTTACGTTGATCGAACTCATTCTGGTGACCGTTATCATCGGCATACTGGCGGGCATGGTCGTGGTCACCTTTGGCGGGCGCGTCCAGGAGTCCCAGGTCCGTGCGGCCAAGGGCGACATCGCCAATTATTCGACCGCCGTGAGTCTTTACGCCCTGGATCACAACGACACCTACCCGGCCACCTTGGAGGGGTTGATGGTCAGTGGCGGAGCCGATCGGAACTATCTGAAAGAGTTTCGACCGGATCCCTGGGGCAATCCCTACAATTACAAGCCGGCCACCAGCGCCAAGCTGGCGGACTTTTCGATATGGTCATCGGGTCCCGACGGCGTTTCGGGCAACGAAGATGACGTGACCAGCACTTCCGCGACGGAGTGA